In Bosea sp. PAMC 26642, the DNA window AATATCAGCGTCCGGTGCGCGAGATCGTCGGAGACAGGCTGATCCTGACCATGGTGGTCTCTTTCGTCACCATCATCTTCACCTGGCTCGTCGCCTTCCCGATCGGCATCTATTCGGCCACGCACCAGTACAGCTGGGGCGATTACGGCCTGACCTTCCTCGGCCTGATCGGTCTCGCCGTGCCGCATTTCCTGCTGGCGCTGGTCTTTCTCTACACCGCCAATGTCTGGTTCGGCACCTCGATCGGCGGGCTCGTCGATCCGCAATATCTCAACCAGCCGATGAGCTGGGCCAAGCTCAAATCCGTGCTCGAACATCTCTGGATCCCGGTCATCATCATCGGCGCCGGCGGCACGGCGGGCATGATCCGTTCGGTCCGCGCCAATCTGCTCGACGAGTTGCAGAAGCAGTACTACGTCACTGCCCGCGCCAAGGGTCTGCCGCCCGGCAAGGCGCTGCGCAAATACCCGCTGCGCATGTCGCTGAACTTCTTCGTCTCCGATATCGGCGACATCCTGCCCTCGATCGTCTCCGGCGCCGAGATCGTCGCGATCGTGCTCTCGCTCCAGACGACCGGGCCGCTGCTGATCCGCGCGCTGCAGAGCCAGGACATGTATCTCGCCGGCTCCTTCCTGATGTTCCTGTCATTCCTGACGGTGATCGGCGTGCTGATCTCCGACATCGCGCTGGCGATCCTCGACCCGCGCATCCGGCTGCAGGGAGCGGCGACCAAGTGACCACCGCCGCGACGACCACTCTGCCGCCGGACGGCGCTCCGCTGCCGCATACGGCCTCCACGGCTCCGTTCGAGCCCTATGCCGTCGATGCGATGACGCCCGAGCAGGAGCGGGTCTATCTCGCCTCGCAATGGCAGCTAATGTGGTGGAAGTTCCGCAAGCACCGGCTCGCGGTGATCTCCGGCATCGTCATCCTCGTGATCTACGCGATGGCCGCCTTCGCCGAATTCCTGGCCCCCTATCACTACACGACGCGCAACACCGACTTCATTCGCGCGCCCCGGCAGGCGGTCCACCTCTTCCACGAGGGCAGCCTCGTCGGTCCGTTCGTCTACCCTTACGTCCAGCGCCTCAACATGGAGAACCTGAAGCGGGAATACGAAGTCGACACCACGCGGCCGCAGAAGTTGCGCTTCTTCTGCCGGGGCGATTCCTACGAGTTCTGGGGCCTGACCCCAGGGAATCTGCACCTGTTCTGCGCCCCTGAGGGAGGAACTGCCTTCCTGCTTGGGTCCGACCGGCTCGGCCGCGACATGCTCTCGCGCATTCTCTATGGCGGCCGCATCTCGCTCTCGATCGGCCTGCTCGGCGTCTTCGTCTCCTTCGTGCTCGGGGTCATCATCGGCGGCATTGCCGGCTATTATGGCGGCAAGGTCGATCTCGTCGTCCAGCGCCTGATCGAGATCGTGCAGTCTTTGCCCCATATCCCGCTCTGGTTGGCGCTGGCATCGATCATGCCGCCCTCCTGGAGCCCGATTGTCGTCTATTTCGGCATCACGGTGATTCTGGGCCTGATGGACTGGACCGGGCTCGCCCGCGCGGTCCGCTCGAAGCTGCTGTCGCTGCGCGAGGAGGATTATGTCGTCGCAGCGCAACTGATGGGCGCAAAACCCGCCCGCATCATCGGCCTGCACCTGATCCCGGGCTTCATGAGCCACCTCATTGCCTCAGCCACGATCACCATCCCCAAGACGATCCTGGGCGAGACGGCGCTAAGCTTCCTGGGACTGGGCCTGCGCCCGCCGATCACCAGCTGGGGCGTGATGCTCAACGAGGCGCAGAACATCAACGTGGTGGCGCTCTATCCCTGGCTGCTCTATCCATGCGTTCCGGTGATCCTGATCATCCTGGCCTTCAACTTCCTCGGCGACGGCCTGCGCGATGCGGCCGACCCGTATCGCTGAGCGCCCTCGCCACCACGACGAACGCTGACCGGTGCGCATTGCCTTTCACACCACGCTGAACGATTTCGACGACGGCCGCATTTCCGGCGACCGGCGCATGGCGAGGCAGCTCGTGGCGGTGCTGCGACGGCTTGGCCATGAGGTCACGCCGCTTGCAGCGGCACGCACTTATATGCACGAGCCCGACGCCACCGACCTAGCCGCGAAACAGGAAGCAGCCACCTTGCAAGTCGAGGCGATGCTCGCGGGCTGGCACGACGGTTCGCAGGCCCCGAACCTCTGGTTCACCTATCACCACTATTACAAAGCGCCCGACCTGCTCGGACCGGCGATCACGCAGCGTCTCGGCATTCCTTATGTCGTCGCGGAAGCCAGCGATTCCGCACGACGCGCGGAGGGCGAATGGGCGCAGCATGTCGCCCTCGCCCGAACGGGATTTCCAAAAGCCGCCGTGCATTTCTATTTCACCGAGCGTGACCGCAAGGGCGTGGAACCATGGTGCGGGCCAAAGACACGCTTCATCGCGCTACCGCCCTTCATCGACATCACGAGCCTCCCGCAGCCGACCCGCGCTGAGCACCACGAGCCGCATCTCGTCGCGGTCGCGATGATGCGGCCGGGCAACAAGCATGAGAGCTACCAGTCGCTTGCACGCATCCTCGCGACGCTGGCGGATCGCCCCTGGCGCCTGACACTGATCGGCGACGGCGCGATGCGGAGAGACATCGAGGCGGATTTCGCGCAGTTCGCGCCGGGCCGCGTGACCTTCCGCGGCGTCCTCGACGCGGCTGCAATCGCGGCCATGCTCGCCGACGGCGATGTTTTCGTCTGGCCCGGCCTGCGCGAGGCCTATGGACTGGTCTATCTCGAAGCCCAGGCTGCGGGCCTCCCCGTCGTCGCCTTCGACAGCGGTGGTGTCCCGGCCACCGTCAAGCGCGGCATCACCGCCTTCCTCGAACCGTCCGGCGACGAGGCCGCTTTCGCCGGATCACTCCGCCGCCTCCTCGACGACGCGACGCTGCGCCGGCGGATGGGCGCGGCGGCCAGCAACTTCGTCCGCACCGAGCGTGATTTCGGCCGGGCGCAGGAGATCGTCGCGCAGGGTCTCGCACTGGCCTGCGAAGCAAGGACCGAGGCATGACGGACGCGATCTGGCAGCCGCTGTTTGCCGAACTCGACCGCTGGAGCGCGGCCGGCCGGACCGTCCGGCTCTGGCTGCGCGACGACGACGCCATCGCACCGAGCCCCGCTTTGACGCGGCTGGCACGCCTCAGCGAAACCTTCGACATCGCTATTCTGCTGGCCGTAATCCCGCTGCTGGCCCAACCCGCTCTGCCGCGCGAACTGCGCGCGATGCCGCGCCTTCTTCCCTGTCAGCATGGCTGCCGCCACAAGAACCACGCCCCTCCCGGCGGCAAGAAATCGGAATTCGGCCGCGACCGGCCGGACACCATCATTCGCGCTGACATCGCAGCAGCCCGGCAGCGGCTGGACGACCTCTTCGGCCCAGCCCGGCTGCCCGTCTTCGTGCCGCCCTGGAACCGGATCGACCCGGCGGTCGCCGCAGCGCTGCCGGCACTGGGCTTCACCGGCCTGTCCTGCTTCCGCGATTTCACGCTCGGTGCGACTGGCGGACCCGTCCTCGCCAACACCCATATCGACGTCATGGACTGGCAAGGCGGGCGCATCGGGCGGCAGGCACCGGAGGTGATTACGGAAATCTGCGCCACACTCGCAGCAAGACGCCAGGATAGCACCGACGACCGGCTCGGTGTCCTGCTGCATCACCGCGACCACGACGATACTGTCTGGAATTTCCTCGACGGGGTGCTGAGAGTGATCCGAGATCACCGGGCCATAGCGCTGACCGATCCGCAAGATTTGTTTCCACCAGCCGAGACTATGGCGACTGGCTCGTAGCGGCCGCAAAAGCAGCCGTTACCACTCGCGATGGGCTTGGATCGGCCCGCACGCCACGCTATGGTAACCATGCGTATTCCAAGGTGCACTCGTCCTCCAAGAGGCCGGCTGGCCCTTCCGCGGAGGTCGACGCCAGATGCCCTTCAATGTCGTCGATCTCGGCGCCGACCGCGCGCCGCGCAGCCCCCATGCGCCGCGCGTCCTGATCTACAGCCACGATACCTTCGGACTCGGCCATATCCGGCGCTGCCGCGCGATCGCCAATTCGCTGGTCGCGAGTTACCCACATATATCAGTGATCATCGTCTCCGGCTCGTCGGTGATCTCGAGTTTCCAGTTCGGTGACGGCGTCGATTATGTCCGCATTCCCGGCGTCGAGAAGCAGAGCGACGGCCGCTACGGCCCCCACCATCTCAACCTCGATCTCAACGACACGATCCGACTGCGCACCGACATCATCAAGCAGGTCGTGCTGTCCTTCGACCCCGACATCGTCATCGTCGACAAGGAGCCGGTCGGCCTGCGCGGCGAACTGGTGCCGTCGCTGGAGATCCTGAAGCGACGCGGCGCCCGCATCGTGCTCGGCCTGCGCGACGTGCTCGACGAGCCCGCCAAGCTGTACGAGGAATGGCGCCAGAGCGGTGCGCTCGAGGCCCTGACCGGCATCTATGACGACATCTTCGTCTACGGTCTGGAGAACATCTACCAGCCTCTGGCGGGCCTGCCAGACCAGCATCTCTTCGCCGACAAGGTCCGCTACACCGGCTATCTCAAGCGCGCCGTGCCGAGCCCGATGCCGCCCAACCGCTATCCGCGCATCACCAAGGGACCGTTCATCCTGGTGACGCCGGGCGGCGGCGGCGATGGTGCGGGCGTCATCGACTGGGTGATCTCCGCCTATGAGGCCGACCCGACCATCCCTTTGCCTGCGCTGATCGTCTTCGGACCCTTCATGTCGCGCGAGCGCCGCAAGGAGTTCGCCGAGCGCATCGCCAAGCAGCCGAAGCTGGAAAGTCTCGGCTTCGAGCCCCGTCTCGAACTGCTGATGAACCGGGCTCATTGCGTCGTCGCCATGGGCGGCTACAACACCTTCTGTGAGATCCTCTCCTTCGACAAGCCGGCCCTGATCGTGCCGCGCGTCAAGCCGCGGCTCGAACAGGCGATCCGCGCCGAGCGCGCCGACGAGCTCCGCCTGATCGACGTGCTGCATGATCCGGCGCAGAATGACGAAGGCGAGCGCGATCCCCATGTCATGGCCGCGGCGCTGCACACCTTGCCGAAGCGCGTACCGCCCTCGCAGGCCTTCGTGCCGAACTTGCTCGACGGCCTACCCGCGATCAACCGCGCGCTCGCCGACGACCTATCAATGCCCGTGCGCAGCCGGGCCCTGGCGCAAAACGCAGCGCTCGGAAGCTGAGGGCGCGGCCGCAGGCACAACCGCGGCCACATGGACAACGAAGAATAATCTCCTCAATATATCACGGAGACGATGCGACCCTGTCGCAGGCGCCCTGTCGGACGGGAGATTTTCGTGACGGCCCTTCATTTCAAGAATTTTGCTCTGCTCGAGCCCGACCATGGCGAGCGCCGTATGGGTTACGAACTTCTCGTCGAAGGACAGACCATCCGAGAACTCTCCGAGACGCCGATCAAGGCCGGCAAGGCCGACGTGATCGATTGCGGCGGGCGCACGCTGATGCCGGGGCTGATCGACAGCCACGTCCATGTCTTCCTCTCCGAGGTCTACATCCGCTCGCTGGAGAGCATGCCGCTGACCCTGATGACGGCGCGTGCGATCGGGCTGATGAAGGGCATGATCGACCGCGGCTTCACAACGGTGCGCGACACCGGCGGCGCCGACTGGGGCATTAAGGAGGCGGTCGACAAGGGTGATGTCGCCGCCGCGCCACGCCTGTTCATCGCCGGTGCCGCGATCGGCCCGACCGGCGGCCATAGCGACCCGCGCCGCCGCACCGATTTCGGCGCCCGCTGCCATTGCTGCAACGCGATGGCCTATACGATGAACGTCTCCGACGGCGTCTCCTCGGTGAAGAAGTCGGTCCGCGAGCAGATGCGGCTCGGCGCCGACCATATCAAGATCATGATGTCGGGCGGCGTCGCCTCGCCCTACGACCCGCTCGACTCGATGCAGTTCAGCGTCGACGAGGTCCAGACGGCCGTCGAGGAGGCAAAGGCTTTCGGCCGCTATGTCTGCGCCCATGCCTATACGCCCGAGGCCATCACGCGGGCTGCCCAATGCGGCGTCCGCGCGATCGAGCATGGAAACCTTATCGACGACGCCTCGGCCAAGCTGATGGCCGAGAACAACATGTTCCTGACCGCCAATCTCGTCGCCTATTACGCGATGAAGGAGCGCGCTTCCGAATTCGGCATGACCGGCGACATGCTCGCCAAGAACGACCTCGTCATCGACGGCGGCCTGCGCTCGCTGGAAATCTGCAAGCGTGCCGGCGTGCCCGTCGCCTATGGCTCCGACCTGCTCGGCCAGCTCCAGGTCGAGCAGTCGCGCGAGTTCCTGCTGCGCCGCGAGGTCCTCTCCCCGATCGAGATCATCCGCTCGGCCACGACGATCGGAGCCCAGTTGCTCCGCATGGAAGGCAAGCTTGGCACGCTCCGTGCTGGGGCCTTCGCCGACATGATCCTGATCGATGGCGATCCGCTGACGGACCTTGGCCTGTTCCAGGGCCAGGGCAAGCATCTGGCGATGATCATGAAGGGCGGCGCGTTCCACAAGAACACGCTGCATTAAGGGATTCGAGTTCTGCCATGGAAACACGCCCTCATCCCGGACAAGCGGTGCAGCCGCGCAGATCCGGGATCCATCCTGGAGCACAGAATTGCGCGATGATGGATCCCGGATCTCCGCTTCTCTGCGTCCGGGATGACGGCGTTTGGTGTAGCGTGGATGGGGAAGCGGCATGACCGCCGCCGCTCGCCCGAGCTTCGGACGCATCGCGCTGAACGGCGCGGCGGGGTTGTCGCTGCTGTTCATCCTGTTGCCGCTGATCTTCGTCACCTGGCTCGCCTTCTTCCGGCAGGAGATCCCGTCCTTCCCACCCGAAGGCTATTCGCTGAAATGGTTCGCGGCTGCCGCCAACAACAAGCCCTTCATCGACGGCTTCATCCTCAGCCTGCAGGTTGGCGTGATCGCGACGCTGATCGGGCTTGCGCTCGGCGTACCGGCGAGCCTGGCCCTGGTCCGCCACCGCATCGTGCTCGGTCCGGCCGTCAACACGCTGCTGCTGCTGCCGCTGGTGATGCCGGGCATCGTGCTCGGCACGGCGAGCTACGTCTTCCAGATCGAGACCGAGATCGCCACCGGCCTGCCGGTGATGGGCTCGCTCGGCGGGCTCATCGCCGCCCATACCCTGGTGGTCATCCCCTGGGTCGTGCGTCTCGTCACGGCGAGCCTCGTCGGCTTCGACCGCACGATCGAGGAAGCCGCCCAGAACCTCGGCGCCGGCCCCCTCACCACCTTTTGGCGCGTGACCCTGCCGAGCATCCGGCCGGGCCTGGTCGCGGCCGGCCTGTTCGGCTTCGTCACCTCCTTCGGCAATCTGGAGATGAGCCTGTTCCTGGTCGGACCGGGCCGGACCACCTTGCCGATCGCGATCCTGCAATATCTCGAATGGAAGATCGATCCCACGGTGGCCGCGGCCTCCCTGATCCAGATCGTCCTGATCGGCGTGGCGATGGTCGTCACGGATCGTTACGTCAAGCTGAGCCGGGTGGTCTGAAACGATGGCAAGGCTTTAACCATGGCAAGGCTTTCGATCGAGCATCTCCGCAAGAGCTATGGCGACCTCACCGTCGTCGACGACGTCACCATCGACATTGCAGACGGCGAGTTCCTCGTGCTGCTCGGCCCCTCGGGCTGCGGCAAGACCACGACCTTGCGCATGGTTGCGGGCTTCATCCCGCCCAGCGCCGGCAAGCTCACCATCGGCGCCCGCGACGTCACCGGCCTGCCGCCCTGGAAGCGCGATTGCGGCCTCGTCTTTCAGAGCTATGCGCTCTTTCCTCATATGAGCGTCGCCGAGAACGTCGCCTTCGGGCTGGAGATGCGCAAGGTGCCGCAGGCCGAACGCGCCGTCCGCGTGGCCGAGGCGCTTCGTCTGGTGCAGTTGACCGGCCTCGACGGGCGCTATCCGCGCCAACTGTCGGGCGGCCAGCAGCAGCGCGTGGCGCTGGCGCGCGCGCTCGCCATGGAGCCCGACGTGCTCCTGCTCGACGAACCGCTCTCCAACCTCGACGCCAAGCTCCGTCAGGAGGTCCGCGTCGAAATCCGCGATCTCCAGCGCAAGCTCGGCCTGACCACGATCATGGTCACCCACGACCAGGAGGAGGCCCTGACCATGGCCGACCGTCTCGTCGTCATGGAAAAGGGCAAGGTCCGCCAGATCGGCACCCAGCGCGAACTCTACGAGAAGCCGGCCGATCGCTTCGTCGCCGGCTTCATCGGCCGCAGCGCCTTCCTCGACGGCGAGATTGCGACGCCCGGCCGCTTCCGCACCCAAGGCGGTCTCGACATCGCCTGCACGGCAGCGACCGGCACCGGCCCGGCGACGCTTGCTTTGCGGCCGGAGCGGATCGCGATCGGCGGCGAGGCGGACGGCCTGCCCAACCGCTACGACGCGAGAGTCGAACACGCCTCCTATCTCGGCGCACTGCTCGACATCGATGTCAGCCTGTCCGAGCATGACCGGATGCTGCTGCAGATCCCGAACCGGGCCGGCTACGCCGAGCCCGCGCCGGGCGACACCATCGCGATCGGCTGGGCCCAGGATGCCGGGCTCGTCTATCCGCGCGAAGCATGACGCTCGATCGGGCGTCCAATCAGGGGAGAACCACCATGACATCCATTCACAGGCGCAATCTGCTCAAGGGCGCGGCCGCCGCGACGCTGCTTCCGACGCTCGGTGGGGCCGCATCGGCACAGGCGGCCGGCAAGGTCGTGGTCGGCACCTGGGGCGGCGACTACGCCCGGCTGCTGAACAAGAACATCGACGAGCCGATCCTCAAGCCCAAGGGTCTGGAGATCGTTCAGGATCAGGCCGGCGACGCTCCGCGCCGCGCCAAGATGGTCGCCGAGCGCCGCCTGCCGCGCGGCACGGTCGATATCCAGGGTCTCTCGGCCGCCAACATGTTCGAGATGAACGAGGCGGGCGTGATCGAGACGCTCGACTACAGCAAGATCCCCAACGCCAAGAACCTGCTGCCGGCGATGAAGTACCCCTACGGCGTCGGGCACATCTATTCCGGCAACGTCGTCATCTACAATCCCAAGCTGATCTCGCCGGCCCCGACCGGCTTCAAGGACTGGCTCGACCCCAAGCACGGCAACAAGATCGGCTTCATCGACATCCAGTACCAGTCGATCATGATCGCAGCCTCCATGGCCGCGACCGGCGGCAAGGACATGAACGATCTCGATAAGGCCAAGGAGGTCCTGATGGCCGTCAAGAAAGCCGGCGGCCGGGTCTACCCGACCAACGAAGCCTTCGCCGCCGCGATGAAGAACGAGGAGATCGGCATCAGCGCGATCTGGAAGGCCCGCGTCGTCCAGTGGCAGAACGCCGGCATTCCCTGCGAGGCCGTCTCTCCGGTCGAGGGCATCCCGGCCTATGTCTCGGGCTTCGTCATCCAGAAGAACGCGCCCAACAAGGACAATGCCTACGCTTACATGAACGCGATGCTGGA includes these proteins:
- a CDS encoding ABC transporter ATP-binding protein is translated as MARLSIEHLRKSYGDLTVVDDVTIDIADGEFLVLLGPSGCGKTTTLRMVAGFIPPSAGKLTIGARDVTGLPPWKRDCGLVFQSYALFPHMSVAENVAFGLEMRKVPQAERAVRVAEALRLVQLTGLDGRYPRQLSGGQQQRVALARALAMEPDVLLLDEPLSNLDAKLRQEVRVEIRDLQRKLGLTTIMVTHDQEEALTMADRLVVMEKGKVRQIGTQRELYEKPADRFVAGFIGRSAFLDGEIATPGRFRTQGGLDIACTAATGTGPATLALRPERIAIGGEADGLPNRYDARVEHASYLGALLDIDVSLSEHDRMLLQIPNRAGYAEPAPGDTIAIGWAQDAGLVYPREA
- a CDS encoding metal-dependent hydrolase family protein — protein: MTALHFKNFALLEPDHGERRMGYELLVEGQTIRELSETPIKAGKADVIDCGGRTLMPGLIDSHVHVFLSEVYIRSLESMPLTLMTARAIGLMKGMIDRGFTTVRDTGGADWGIKEAVDKGDVAAAPRLFIAGAAIGPTGGHSDPRRRTDFGARCHCCNAMAYTMNVSDGVSSVKKSVREQMRLGADHIKIMMSGGVASPYDPLDSMQFSVDEVQTAVEEAKAFGRYVCAHAYTPEAITRAAQCGVRAIEHGNLIDDASAKLMAENNMFLTANLVAYYAMKERASEFGMTGDMLAKNDLVIDGGLRSLEICKRAGVPVAYGSDLLGQLQVEQSREFLLRREVLSPIEIIRSATTIGAQLLRMEGKLGTLRAGAFADMILIDGDPLTDLGLFQGQGKHLAMIMKGGAFHKNTLH
- a CDS encoding ABC transporter permease, translated to MTAAARPSFGRIALNGAAGLSLLFILLPLIFVTWLAFFRQEIPSFPPEGYSLKWFAAAANNKPFIDGFILSLQVGVIATLIGLALGVPASLALVRHRIVLGPAVNTLLLLPLVMPGIVLGTASYVFQIETEIATGLPVMGSLGGLIAAHTLVVIPWVVRLVTASLVGFDRTIEEAAQNLGAGPLTTFWRVTLPSIRPGLVAAGLFGFVTSFGNLEMSLFLVGPGRTTLPIAILQYLEWKIDPTVAAASLIQIVLIGVAMVVTDRYVKLSRVV
- a CDS encoding glycosyltransferase family protein; this encodes MPFNVVDLGADRAPRSPHAPRVLIYSHDTFGLGHIRRCRAIANSLVASYPHISVIIVSGSSVISSFQFGDGVDYVRIPGVEKQSDGRYGPHHLNLDLNDTIRLRTDIIKQVVLSFDPDIVIVDKEPVGLRGELVPSLEILKRRGARIVLGLRDVLDEPAKLYEEWRQSGALEALTGIYDDIFVYGLENIYQPLAGLPDQHLFADKVRYTGYLKRAVPSPMPPNRYPRITKGPFILVTPGGGGDGAGVIDWVISAYEADPTIPLPALIVFGPFMSRERRKEFAERIAKQPKLESLGFEPRLELLMNRAHCVVAMGGYNTFCEILSFDKPALIVPRVKPRLEQAIRAERADELRLIDVLHDPAQNDEGERDPHVMAAALHTLPKRVPPSQAFVPNLLDGLPAINRALADDLSMPVRSRALAQNAALGS
- a CDS encoding ABC transporter permease — encoded protein: MLQYILKRILVMIPTLLITSALIFTVINLPEGDYFETLAAEMQAQGEKADLSRIEFLKKEYGFDRPPVERYFWWVTGLLQGDMGYSFEYQRPVREIVGDRLILTMVVSFVTIIFTWLVAFPIGIYSATHQYSWGDYGLTFLGLIGLAVPHFLLALVFLYTANVWFGTSIGGLVDPQYLNQPMSWAKLKSVLEHLWIPVIIIGAGGTAGMIRSVRANLLDELQKQYYVTARAKGLPPGKALRKYPLRMSLNFFVSDIGDILPSIVSGAEIVAIVLSLQTTGPLLIRALQSQDMYLAGSFLMFLSFLTVIGVLISDIALAILDPRIRLQGAATK
- a CDS encoding ABC transporter substrate-binding protein, whose protein sequence is MTSIHRRNLLKGAAAATLLPTLGGAASAQAAGKVVVGTWGGDYARLLNKNIDEPILKPKGLEIVQDQAGDAPRRAKMVAERRLPRGTVDIQGLSAANMFEMNEAGVIETLDYSKIPNAKNLLPAMKYPYGVGHIYSGNVVIYNPKLISPAPTGFKDWLDPKHGNKIGFIDIQYQSIMIAASMAATGGKDMNDLDKAKEVLMAVKKAGGRVYPTNEAFAAAMKNEEIGISAIWKARVVQWQNAGIPCEAVSPVEGIPAYVSGFVIQKNAPNKDNAYAYMNAMLEKAPQEAFAVDMGYNGTVTGLNVAPDLQKRIGFTPEEEKTLKDLDYAFLAKNDSAMKEWWDKVFKA
- a CDS encoding ABC transporter permease translates to MTTAATTTLPPDGAPLPHTASTAPFEPYAVDAMTPEQERVYLASQWQLMWWKFRKHRLAVISGIVILVIYAMAAFAEFLAPYHYTTRNTDFIRAPRQAVHLFHEGSLVGPFVYPYVQRLNMENLKREYEVDTTRPQKLRFFCRGDSYEFWGLTPGNLHLFCAPEGGTAFLLGSDRLGRDMLSRILYGGRISLSIGLLGVFVSFVLGVIIGGIAGYYGGKVDLVVQRLIEIVQSLPHIPLWLALASIMPPSWSPIVVYFGITVILGLMDWTGLARAVRSKLLSLREEDYVVAAQLMGAKPARIIGLHLIPGFMSHLIASATITIPKTILGETALSFLGLGLRPPITSWGVMLNEAQNINVVALYPWLLYPCVPVILIILAFNFLGDGLRDAADPYR
- a CDS encoding glycosyltransferase family 4 protein, which codes for MRIAFHTTLNDFDDGRISGDRRMARQLVAVLRRLGHEVTPLAAARTYMHEPDATDLAAKQEAATLQVEAMLAGWHDGSQAPNLWFTYHHYYKAPDLLGPAITQRLGIPYVVAEASDSARRAEGEWAQHVALARTGFPKAAVHFYFTERDRKGVEPWCGPKTRFIALPPFIDITSLPQPTRAEHHEPHLVAVAMMRPGNKHESYQSLARILATLADRPWRLTLIGDGAMRRDIEADFAQFAPGRVTFRGVLDAAAIAAMLADGDVFVWPGLREAYGLVYLEAQAAGLPVVAFDSGGVPATVKRGITAFLEPSGDEAAFAGSLRRLLDDATLRRRMGAAASNFVRTERDFGRAQEIVAQGLALACEARTEA
- a CDS encoding polysaccharide deacetylase family protein; the protein is MTDAIWQPLFAELDRWSAAGRTVRLWLRDDDAIAPSPALTRLARLSETFDIAILLAVIPLLAQPALPRELRAMPRLLPCQHGCRHKNHAPPGGKKSEFGRDRPDTIIRADIAAARQRLDDLFGPARLPVFVPPWNRIDPAVAAALPALGFTGLSCFRDFTLGATGGPVLANTHIDVMDWQGGRIGRQAPEVITEICATLAARRQDSTDDRLGVLLHHRDHDDTVWNFLDGVLRVIRDHRAIALTDPQDLFPPAETMATGS